The DNA segment GAGTAAGCGATGTGATGAATACCTTCGCCTCGTTTTTCGATGAATTTAGCGATAGTAGACTCTTCAGAAGTTGGTTCAAGTAGCTCTATCTTAGTTTGTCCAACCTTAAAGAAAGCTGTTTTTACTTTTTGGTCTGCTACTTCTTCTATGTTATAGCATTTCAAACCTAATATTTGCTCGTAGTATGGAAGACTTTCTTCTATACTTTTTACGGCAATCCCAATGTGTTCGATATGTGAAATATCCATGGTTGAATTATTTAATTAATTAGTTATAGTAAAAATTGAAGGGCAAAGTTACTTACTTATCTTTAATTAATAAACTTTTGTCTTGATTATTTTTGCTTTTTTAAGCATCTGTCTTAATGCTTTATCTTGAATGTTTTCGTAAGCCAGCATTTTTTATTTATATTTGCAGGCTATTTATAAATTAGATAAGATATGAATAATAACAATAACAATAACAATATGAATAACTCTATGCCAAATAACGAGGAAGACGAAATATCTTTTAGTGAAATATTTTTTCATTACTTGAAGTATTGGAGGTGGATAGCTCTTTCTATTGTAGTTTGTATGTGTCTGGCATTTGTTTACGTTCGTTACTCAACAAGGCTATACACAGTGTACTCAAAAGTGTTAGTAAAAGACGATCAGTACGGACGTTCGGGTTATGATATGAATGCTTTTAGCGATTTAGGATTGTCTCTATCTTCAAGTGCTTTAGATAATGAAATAGAAGTGATTAATTCTGAAAGTATGATTAATCTGGTTAAAGATAGCTTAAATCTTAATGTCGAGTATTACGAATTAGGGCGCTTTAAGACTTCTGAAATATATAAAAACACTCCTTATATTGTTACCGTCTCAAACCAAACAAGTTGGGGTTCGTTTATTCTTGATAAAGCCGAAGATGATAAGTTTACGATAAAATCAGAATCTCCAGAAGACTTTGAAAAAACCTTCTCCCTAAATGATGAGGTTAACTCTCCTTGGGGAATACTAAGATTGAAGAAAAACCCTTATGGTAATTTTGAGTTGCCAATTAAAGTAGTAATTCGTCACCCAAGAAGTGCACCTTACATATCTATTACTCCTGTAAATAAAATGGCAAGTGTAGTATATGTAACTACAAATACGGCAACGCCATCTAAGGGAGTTGATATTGTGAATACATTAATGCATTTCTACAACAAACAAACAATAGATAATAAAAATCAGGTAGCAAAACAAACGATTAGCTTTATAGATGCTCGTTTAGAAGATTTGGAGAAGGAACTTTTTAAAGCAGAAAAGAAAGCCGAAAATTATAAGCAAGATAAAGCGATGACTGATATAGAAGCCGAGGCAAGGTTATTTCTGTCAACATCAAGCGAATATTCCAAAATGATATCAGAAACAGAAACGCAAATAGAAGTACTTAGCTCGGTAAAAAATTATCTTCGTTTGCCTGAAAATGCGAAAAGTATAGCTCCTGCAAATGTTGGAATAACCGACCCTACAATATTATCTTTGATGAAGAAATATAATGACGAGATAATATCAAGAAATGCGTTAACTCTGGGTATGACAGCAAACAATCCTGTATTGCAAGAGTATGACGACCGCATAGCTTTGTTAAAAGACGAATTGATAAAGGGAATTGATATTACAGAAGCAAGTATGCGTACTATATTGGCAGCACAACAGCGACAAGAAAATTTGGCTATAGCTAAAGTGAGAAATTTATCGACTCAAGAAAGAGAATGGGGAGATATATTGCGCCAAAAAGAATTAAAAGAAACCTTATTTGTATATCTTCTGCAAAAAAGAGAAGAAACAAGTCTCTCCTTAAATCTTGCCACATCTAATGCTATAGTTATTGATAGAGCAAACTTCAATCCTAATCCTGTAGCACC comes from the Dysgonomonadaceae bacterium PH5-43 genome and includes:
- a CDS encoding tyrosine-protein kinase Etk/Wzc (product_source=KO:K16692; cath_funfam=3.40.50.300,3.40.50.720; cog=COG0489,COG3206; ko=KO:K16692; pfam=PF02706,PF13614,PF13807; superfamily=52540; tigrfam=TIGR01007; transmembrane_helix_parts=Outside_1_33,TMhelix_34_56,Inside_57_489,TMhelix_490_509,Outside_510_767), encoding MNNNNNNNNMNNSMPNNEEDEISFSEIFFHYLKYWRWIALSIVVCMCLAFVYVRYSTRLYTVYSKVLVKDDQYGRSGYDMNAFSDLGLSLSSSALDNEIEVINSESMINLVKDSLNLNVEYYELGRFKTSEIYKNTPYIVTVSNQTSWGSFILDKAEDDKFTIKSESPEDFEKTFSLNDEVNSPWGILRLKKNPYGNFELPIKVVIRHPRSAPYISITPVNKMASVVYVTTNTATPSKGVDIVNTLMHFYNKQTIDNKNQVAKQTISFIDARLEDLEKELFKAEKKAENYKQDKAMTDIEAEARLFLSTSSEYSKMISETETQIEVLSSVKNYLRLPENAKSIAPANVGITDPTILSLMKKYNDEIISRNALTLGMTANNPVLQEYDDRIALLKDELIKGIDITEASMRTILAAQQRQENLAIAKVRNLSTQEREWGDILRQKELKETLFVYLLQKREETSLSLNLATSNAIVIDRANFNPNPVAPKTRIIYLAAFLIGFIIPIVLVYIKDLFDNKLHDGDELEKAIGAPLLGTIPLTQADDKFPVLKARSKIAERFRIVISSLSFVLKKKEGSKFIMITSSYGGEGKSFFSKNLAMSLTATGERVLLIDMDMRKSTMNETLGLNPDMGLAMFLSDSNINIKDIIVKGEHHENLDIIPIKVFPPNPAELLLSSRLSDFFENVRSLGYDYVIIDTPPVGLVADAFWINEHIDASIYVTRSDYTYKSSLKEIKKLYRENKLKNMSLIINAVKDETANYSGRRHNYYHED
- a CDS encoding methylmalonyl-CoA/ethylmalonyl-CoA epimerase (product_source=KO:K05606; cath_funfam=3.10.180.10; cog=COG3185; ko=KO:K05606; pfam=PF13669; superfamily=54593; tigrfam=TIGR03081), translated to MDISHIEHIGIAVKSIEESLPYYEQILGLKCYNIEEVADQKVKTAFFKVGQTKIELLEPTSEESTIAKFIEKRGEGIHHIAYSVADVAEALKEAESKGVKLIDQAPRKGAEGLNIAFMHPKSTGSVLTEICDSKGN